A genomic stretch from Lysobacter soyae includes:
- the phoU gene encoding phosphate signaling complex protein PhoU, which produces MANNHLISSVQDEHARLRSEIERMGEMAISQLEAALDVIGRRDDRAAQRIVANDDAIDMLEHQVSEDVMKLATGGPLASDLRAILSSLRIASDIERIGDYASNLAKRSIALNSAPALPVPHVMGLDSLGRLAIQQMRNVMRAFSELDAEAALKVRDDDAALDLQYTSIFRELLTYMMEDPRNITSCTHLLFMAKNIERIGDHATNIAENIVYRVHGRQDLPPRAKMDTSSSMHD; this is translated from the coding sequence ATGGCAAACAATCACCTCATCTCCAGTGTGCAAGACGAACACGCGCGCCTGCGGTCGGAAATCGAGCGTATGGGCGAGATGGCCATTTCCCAGCTCGAAGCGGCGCTGGATGTCATCGGCCGCCGCGACGATCGCGCCGCACAACGCATCGTCGCCAACGACGACGCGATTGACATGCTCGAGCATCAAGTCAGCGAAGACGTGATGAAGCTCGCCACCGGCGGCCCCTTGGCCTCGGATCTGCGCGCTATCCTGTCGTCGTTGCGGATTGCGTCGGACATTGAACGCATCGGCGACTACGCTTCGAACCTTGCTAAGCGTTCGATCGCCCTCAACTCCGCGCCGGCGCTGCCGGTGCCGCATGTGATGGGCTTGGATTCGCTCGGTCGACTGGCCATCCAGCAGATGCGCAATGTGATGCGCGCTTTCTCCGAACTCGATGCCGAGGCCGCATTGAAGGTGCGTGATGACGATGCCGCGTTGGATTTGCAGTACACAAGCATTTTCCGCGAGTTGTTGACCTACATGATGGAAGATCCGCGCAACATCACCTCGTGCACGCATTTGTTGTTCATGGCGAAAAACATTGAACGCATCGGCGACCATGCCACCAACATCGCTGAGAACATCGTCTATCGTGTCCACGGCCGACAAGACCTTCCGCCGCGGGCAAAGATGGATACGTCGAGCTCGATGCACGATTGA
- the rnt gene encoding ribonuclease T: MDASNPLNTPPLTMANRFRGFLPVVVDVETGGFDCGKHALLEIAAVTLRFDEAGQLRPHDSAHAHVVPAEGMEIDPKSLEVTGIQLDHPFRLAKPERDALEHVFALVREEVRTQNCQRAILVGHNAHFDLGFVNAAVARSKHKRNPFHPFSVFDTVTLAGVALGQTVLARAVQAVGVEWDSKAAHSALYDAERTADVFCTLVNRWGPPRLDQAQTR; this comes from the coding sequence ATGGATGCCTCGAACCCGTTGAACACCCCACCCCTCACCATGGCCAACCGTTTCCGAGGATTCCTGCCCGTGGTGGTGGACGTGGAAACCGGCGGATTCGACTGCGGTAAGCATGCGCTGTTGGAAATCGCGGCCGTCACCTTGCGTTTCGACGAGGCCGGTCAACTCCGGCCGCACGACAGCGCACACGCCCACGTTGTGCCCGCGGAAGGCATGGAAATTGATCCGAAGTCACTGGAAGTGACGGGGATTCAACTCGACCATCCGTTTCGCTTGGCCAAGCCCGAGCGTGACGCTCTGGAGCATGTCTTTGCACTGGTCCGGGAAGAAGTCCGCACGCAGAATTGCCAACGCGCCATTCTGGTCGGGCACAACGCGCATTTCGATCTCGGCTTCGTCAATGCGGCAGTCGCGCGCAGCAAGCACAAGCGCAACCCCTTTCATCCTTTCTCGGTCTTCGACACCGTGACGTTGGCAGGCGTGGCGCTGGGTCAAACCGTTTTGGCGCGTGCCGTTCAAGCGGTCGGCGTGGAATGGGATAGCAAGGCCGCGCATTCCGCGCTCTACGATGCCGAGCGCACCGCTGATGTCTTCTGTACTTTGGTGAACCGCTGGGGTCCGCCGCGATTGGATCAAGCGCAGACGCGTTGA
- the rlmB gene encoding 23S rRNA (guanosine(2251)-2'-O)-methyltransferase RlmB, which translates to MSKDSQWVVGLNAVAAALEHDAAHVLEVLIEAGSQNPRATDIEQQARRLGIDVRKVSKQAMEGIAGGGTRHQGAAARYAAAPTLDENDLQDIVDRADGKALILVLDGVQDPHNLGACLRSAYAAGAHAVMIPKDKAVQVNATVRKTSAGAADRIPVVRVTNLARALKDLQQLNVWIYGIDGEATSRIYDTDLKGNVALVMGSEGEGMRRLTREHCDGIVAIPMPGQMESLNVSVAAGIALFEAVRQRVCA; encoded by the coding sequence ATGAGTAAAGATTCCCAATGGGTGGTCGGCCTGAATGCCGTCGCCGCCGCGCTAGAACATGACGCGGCCCACGTGCTCGAGGTACTGATCGAGGCAGGCAGTCAAAACCCGCGCGCCACCGACATCGAACAACAGGCGCGTCGCCTGGGGATTGATGTGCGCAAGGTCAGCAAGCAGGCGATGGAAGGTATCGCCGGCGGTGGCACGCGTCATCAAGGCGCGGCGGCCCGCTATGCGGCGGCGCCGACCCTGGATGAAAACGACTTGCAGGACATTGTTGACCGGGCCGATGGCAAGGCGCTGATTCTGGTCTTGGACGGCGTGCAAGATCCGCACAATCTCGGTGCCTGCCTTCGCAGTGCGTATGCCGCGGGCGCGCATGCCGTCATGATTCCGAAAGACAAGGCCGTGCAAGTCAATGCCACGGTCAGAAAGACGTCTGCCGGCGCCGCCGACCGGATCCCGGTGGTCCGTGTAACCAATCTCGCGCGTGCCCTGAAAGATTTGCAGCAATTGAACGTGTGGATCTACGGCATTGACGGCGAAGCGACATCACGCATTTACGACACCGACCTCAAGGGCAATGTCGCGCTGGTGATGGGCAGTGAAGGTGAGGGCATGAGACGACTGACGCGCGAACATTGCGACGGCATCGTGGCGATTCCCATGCCGGGTCAGATGGAAAGTTTGAATGTATCGGTCGCTGCCGGTATTGCGTTGTTTGAAGCGGTGCGTCAACGCGTCTGCGCTTGA
- the rnr gene encoding ribonuclease R — translation MTKKTTKGRGKQPAKGFKPGSNPPKGKRRNALPGWLPDRPMQMAMDPMARREAERYADPIVSREAILLFLSQAGEPQSDIAIAKQFELTAPERLDILRKRLAAMMRDGQLLLNRAGAYLPAHKVDLIAGTLIANPEGFGFLRPDEAGEDVFLPPYEMRKAMHGDRVLVSIAGLDRRGRPEGKIVEVLERRVTRLTGRFVLESGISYIVPDDKRIQRNVQIPQDARENAKDGQLVVAEITSPGDKIRPPIGKIITVLGDKLTASLVVEAAIHGHNLPFEFPQAVLDEAAAVPLEVPSSLAATRLDLRTLPLVTIDGEDAKDFDDAVWCEPTARGFRLIVAIADVSHYVRPGTPLDDEAQLRATSVYFPGFVVPMLPETLSNGICSLNPKVDRLCFACDMEIDARGEVLRSSFHEAVMRSHARLTYTQVWNALSDEVSEEDRLQGLSAVGDLLPQIRNLHALYKVFSAARKARGAIEFESSEVRFVLDNTGQVTQAGMLLRNDAHKLIEECMIAANVEAARFLEANHIPAPYRIHDKPPEAKYADTLEFLKEFSLSLPPWGKVQPGDFTRLLEKIRERPDAALIETVLLRSQSLAVYSPDNIGHFGLALAEYAHFTSPIRRYPDLLVHRAIKHVLHGGSAAKDWYSPREMAALTLQCSERERRADEAEREVDERYRAAWMEKHVGGKFDGVISGVTNFGLFVELDESKVNGLVHVTQLPNDFYHLDPIRKTMTGERRGRVFRLGDRVEIIVMKANMEDRKIDFKLAEGGAPAPSETRGKPAKRVKKKY, via the coding sequence ATGACCAAAAAAACCACGAAGGGCCGCGGTAAACAACCGGCCAAGGGATTCAAGCCCGGATCGAATCCACCCAAAGGCAAACGGCGCAACGCTCTCCCGGGTTGGCTGCCAGATCGCCCCATGCAAATGGCCATGGATCCGATGGCGCGCCGCGAGGCCGAGCGCTATGCCGACCCGATTGTGAGTCGCGAAGCCATCCTGTTGTTCTTGTCCCAGGCGGGCGAGCCGCAATCCGATATCGCCATTGCCAAGCAGTTTGAACTTACCGCCCCGGAGCGTTTGGACATCTTGCGCAAGCGACTGGCGGCGATGATGCGCGACGGTCAATTACTGCTGAATCGTGCCGGGGCGTATTTGCCGGCGCACAAGGTGGACCTCATCGCCGGCACCTTGATTGCCAATCCGGAAGGATTCGGCTTCTTGCGTCCGGATGAAGCCGGTGAAGATGTGTTCCTGCCGCCCTATGAGATGCGCAAAGCCATGCACGGCGATCGTGTGTTGGTCAGCATTGCCGGACTCGATCGTCGCGGTCGTCCGGAAGGGAAAATCGTCGAAGTCTTGGAGCGTCGGGTCACGCGGCTCACCGGGCGGTTTGTCCTCGAGTCGGGAATCAGCTACATCGTTCCGGATGACAAGCGCATCCAGCGCAATGTGCAGATTCCGCAAGATGCACGGGAAAACGCAAAGGATGGCCAGCTGGTGGTCGCTGAAATCACCAGTCCGGGCGACAAAATCCGCCCGCCGATCGGCAAAATCATCACCGTGCTCGGCGACAAGCTCACCGCTTCGTTGGTGGTCGAGGCGGCCATTCACGGCCACAATCTTCCGTTCGAATTCCCACAAGCCGTGCTCGACGAGGCTGCGGCGGTACCGCTTGAGGTGCCCTCATCGTTGGCGGCGACGCGCTTGGATTTGCGCACGCTGCCTCTGGTCACGATTGATGGCGAGGACGCCAAAGACTTCGACGACGCCGTTTGGTGCGAACCGACCGCGCGCGGCTTTCGATTGATCGTCGCGATTGCCGACGTTTCCCATTACGTCAGACCCGGCACACCGTTGGATGACGAGGCGCAACTGCGCGCCACGAGTGTGTACTTTCCGGGCTTTGTCGTGCCGATGTTGCCGGAGACCTTGTCGAACGGCATTTGTTCGCTCAATCCGAAAGTCGACCGCCTGTGTTTCGCCTGCGACATGGAGATTGATGCGCGCGGTGAGGTGCTGCGTTCAAGTTTCCACGAAGCGGTGATGCGTTCGCATGCCCGCTTGACCTATACCCAGGTATGGAATGCCTTGAGCGATGAGGTATCGGAGGAGGATCGTTTGCAAGGTCTGTCGGCGGTGGGCGATTTGTTGCCGCAGATCCGCAACTTGCACGCCTTGTACAAGGTGTTCTCCGCAGCGCGGAAAGCGCGCGGTGCCATTGAGTTCGAATCGTCGGAAGTTCGCTTCGTCCTCGACAACACGGGGCAGGTCACCCAAGCCGGCATGCTGCTGCGCAATGATGCCCACAAGCTGATCGAAGAGTGCATGATCGCGGCCAATGTTGAAGCCGCGCGGTTCTTGGAGGCCAACCACATCCCCGCGCCGTATCGCATCCATGACAAACCACCGGAAGCGAAATACGCCGACACCTTGGAATTCCTCAAGGAATTTTCGCTCAGCCTCCCGCCTTGGGGCAAAGTGCAGCCGGGGGATTTCACGCGCTTGCTGGAGAAAATCCGCGAACGGCCCGACGCGGCGCTGATCGAAACCGTACTGCTGCGCAGCCAAAGTTTGGCTGTCTATTCACCAGACAACATCGGGCATTTTGGCTTGGCGTTGGCAGAGTACGCGCACTTTACTTCGCCGATTCGCCGTTACCCGGATTTGCTGGTCCACCGGGCCATCAAGCATGTGTTGCATGGGGGTAGCGCCGCGAAAGATTGGTACTCGCCGCGCGAAATGGCGGCGTTGACCCTTCAATGCAGCGAGCGTGAGCGTCGTGCAGATGAAGCCGAGCGTGAAGTGGATGAGCGCTATCGCGCCGCATGGATGGAAAAACATGTCGGCGGCAAGTTCGATGGCGTCATCAGCGGCGTCACCAATTTCGGCTTGTTTGTCGAGCTTGACGAATCCAAGGTCAACGGGTTGGTGCATGTCACGCAACTGCCGAATGATTTTTACCACTTAGATCCGATCCGCAAGACCATGACCGGCGAGCGCCGTGGACGTGTCTTCCGGTTGGGCGACCGCGTCGAAATCATCGTGATGAAGGCCAATATGGAAGACCGGAAAATCGACTTCAAATTGGCTGAAGGTGGGGCGCCTGCGCCCAGCGAGACGCGCGGCAAGCCGGCTAAACGCGTCAAAAAGAAATATTGA
- a CDS encoding response regulator transcription factor, which yields MLKILLVDDHAIVREGFKRLFADAGGFEVVAESGDAASALEAVHRLAPDIAVLDLSLGRGASGLALLSQIKEQAPGTQCVMMSMHDDPGLVLRALEFGARGYVSKAVAPDELVGLLRRVAEGEVVLSSDLTPTHSATSRPVGLTARERDTLRGLLSDLPPKAIAMDLDISVKTLYRHRANLMEKLGARTQGDLVRIARERGLLLEG from the coding sequence ATGCTCAAAATTCTTCTTGTGGATGACCACGCGATTGTTCGTGAAGGGTTCAAACGTCTGTTTGCCGATGCCGGCGGATTCGAAGTGGTTGCCGAGTCCGGGGATGCGGCGTCGGCGCTTGAAGCCGTTCACCGGTTGGCGCCGGATATTGCAGTGCTCGACCTGAGCTTGGGCCGGGGTGCGAGCGGCTTGGCGCTGCTCTCGCAAATCAAAGAGCAGGCGCCGGGCACGCAGTGCGTGATGATGAGCATGCACGATGATCCCGGTTTGGTGCTTCGTGCACTCGAGTTCGGTGCGCGTGGCTATGTCAGCAAAGCGGTGGCACCGGACGAGCTGGTCGGCTTGTTGCGGCGTGTCGCGGAAGGTGAGGTGGTCTTGAGCAGTGATTTGACGCCCACGCATTCCGCCACCTCGCGCCCGGTCGGTCTGACTGCACGCGAGCGGGACACTCTGCGCGGCTTGCTGTCCGATCTGCCGCCCAAAGCCATTGCCATGGACCTCGATATCAGTGTCAAAACCTTGTACCGGCACCGGGCGAACCTGATGGAGAAACTCGGGGCCCGAACGCAGGGCGATCTGGTGCGCATCGCGCGCGAGCGCGGATTGTTGCTGGAGGGCTGA
- a CDS encoding histidine kinase, with protein MKTAQSPDFSEQDAWSLRTTLLFIACVSLVRELTYPLGFWHWNIGVGLEFCALWILPRRRWWIFILTAILSNFARGAFLIDGMYFDESHVLGYWNSYIQAAMGNVFPPFVAMAGVQLLVDHGIRIRSENTPHKFKYLIGAALTCAVLQALKDLVYVMDDRQVGELRMSKIVNMVALNSDNAPALLFQFGFMHLAGAFLGVLLVTPIAMWVLSRPKFRNNRPVVISTLTTLTPIVAAFLLATLLPGLIGIRPLFRLLLVASVVVLALRHGWRGAFLSLVVVSVVVAWQDHIGSFDVQPWLLQAFLAITGATALLFGALMDANRAQLKRLRASSRMKARLHHHLALAAAGNLARDTNERQRIAGALHDEFGQNLTAFQTHLRLLKPEFTRANRLETLQELDGITNTMRQSVRKVLEKLRPTALDELGLYGAIDQGFLRQSAENAGIRYTVDLLGDARLLAALHDSVRVAAYRLVQETVNGAVQHARASYCRVRLRIDHRAGETYLFVDIRDDGNESVDTRIQNRDLAAIQDHVTALGGTLHLQTGNPGFRLHALFRQGRHV; from the coding sequence ATGAAAACCGCACAATCCCCCGATTTCTCCGAGCAGGACGCTTGGTCGCTACGCACGACGCTGCTGTTCATCGCCTGCGTCTCGCTTGTGCGCGAGCTCACCTACCCGCTGGGATTTTGGCACTGGAACATCGGCGTCGGCCTCGAATTCTGTGCGTTGTGGATCCTGCCGAGGCGTCGTTGGTGGATTTTCATCCTCACCGCGATCCTTTCCAATTTCGCCCGCGGCGCGTTCTTGATCGACGGTATGTACTTCGACGAGTCCCATGTCTTGGGGTATTGGAACAGCTACATCCAAGCGGCCATGGGCAATGTCTTTCCGCCGTTCGTCGCCATGGCCGGCGTTCAATTGTTGGTGGATCACGGCATTCGCATCCGCAGTGAGAACACGCCGCACAAGTTCAAATATCTGATCGGCGCCGCGTTGACGTGCGCGGTTCTACAAGCGCTCAAAGATCTGGTTTATGTCATGGATGACCGGCAGGTCGGTGAACTGCGCATGTCGAAGATCGTCAACATGGTCGCCTTGAATTCGGACAATGCCCCGGCGCTCCTTTTTCAATTCGGCTTCATGCATTTGGCAGGCGCGTTCCTGGGGGTCCTGCTGGTCACCCCCATCGCGATGTGGGTGCTGTCGCGCCCGAAATTCCGGAACAATCGTCCGGTAGTCATCTCCACGCTGACCACCTTGACCCCGATCGTGGCAGCTTTCTTATTGGCCACTTTATTGCCCGGATTGATCGGCATCCGCCCGTTGTTTCGATTGTTGTTGGTGGCATCCGTCGTGGTGCTTGCGTTGCGCCACGGTTGGCGGGGCGCGTTCCTGTCGCTGGTCGTGGTCAGCGTCGTGGTGGCATGGCAGGATCATATCGGCTCGTTTGACGTCCAACCCTGGCTTCTCCAGGCTTTTCTTGCCATCACCGGCGCGACCGCTTTGCTTTTTGGTGCACTGATGGATGCCAATCGCGCGCAGCTCAAACGCCTTCGTGCGTCGAGCCGAATGAAGGCACGTCTTCATCACCATCTCGCCCTCGCCGCCGCTGGAAACCTGGCGCGCGATACCAACGAGCGCCAGCGCATCGCAGGGGCATTGCACGATGAGTTCGGTCAAAACCTGACGGCCTTCCAAACCCACCTGCGCTTGTTGAAGCCGGAATTTACGCGCGCCAATCGGCTGGAGACGTTGCAGGAATTGGATGGCATCACCAACACAATGCGACAGAGCGTGCGCAAGGTGCTGGAAAAACTGCGTCCTACCGCGCTGGACGAACTGGGCCTGTACGGTGCCATTGATCAAGGCTTCTTGCGCCAATCGGCTGAAAACGCCGGCATCCGCTATACGGTCGACCTTCTTGGCGATGCGCGACTGCTTGCGGCTTTGCATGACTCTGTGCGCGTCGCCGCGTATCGCCTGGTGCAGGAAACGGTGAACGGTGCCGTACAACATGCGCGTGCTTCTTACTGCCGCGTCCGCCTGCGAATCGATCATCGGGCCGGCGAGACCTATCTGTTCGTCGACATTCGCGATGACGGCAATGAGTCGGTGGACACGCGCATTCAAAACCGGGATTTGGCGGCAATTCAAGATCACGTCACCGCCCTCGGCGGCACCTTGCACCTTCAAACGGGGAACCCCGGATTCCGACTCCACGCATTGTTCCGTCAGGGGCGCCACGTATGA
- a CDS encoding histidine kinase, translated as MKQGWMLHVAVILLIQCAVLGLTQIGSHHWNIALGVLFLGFWALPLRTWPILTAANVVSLTLVSPPASGLFFWFCAAVMPSIVAMSGASVLRANGIRKASDVSVKTMATLHLAALLSATLQAATDVSLLWTSGDLQGPSVVSATQVGLNHFIGAFVGIMLLAPLFIAWQTRETRARHPQPLNAGLALYFPIAIVYLCAAYFARNVAGTTEILRLLLLVAAVFFTLKRGWFGAVLAVLITTTMVAAQLHLANTDDSLHPQTFIAVLGALCLLLGASIDEHVQQTDALLRADAGSEQLRAELAEAAEGNLHRELRERNRIAAELHDEFGQSLTALQTYLSILRDDFRSLGRVNALETLHVITRGMRQNINTVLERLRPAVLDELGLFGAVDQGAIRRLAEDAGIQYDVQLQGDSRWLARLHDAHLLAAYRLVQESVTNVVRHSHATCCEVRFRINARNGFIHLFVDVRDDGIGMTFTRRRGNGLLTMQHRITALDGRLWIRKRNPGLRLHALLRQSVTA; from the coding sequence ATGAAGCAAGGATGGATGCTGCACGTGGCCGTGATCTTGTTGATTCAGTGCGCTGTGCTCGGATTGACGCAAATAGGTTCACACCATTGGAATATTGCCCTTGGGGTGTTGTTCCTGGGATTTTGGGCATTGCCGCTACGCACATGGCCGATACTGACGGCGGCGAATGTCGTTTCACTCACCCTCGTTTCCCCACCCGCCTCCGGCTTGTTTTTCTGGTTCTGCGCGGCCGTAATGCCATCGATTGTCGCGATGTCGGGCGCCAGCGTGCTGCGCGCCAATGGCATACGGAAGGCGTCCGACGTCTCGGTCAAAACGATGGCGACGCTTCACCTTGCGGCCTTGCTTTCGGCAACCCTTCAAGCGGCAACGGACGTCTCGTTGCTGTGGACGTCCGGTGACCTGCAGGGGCCATCCGTGGTTTCCGCCACGCAAGTCGGGCTCAACCACTTCATCGGTGCGTTTGTCGGCATCATGCTGCTCGCCCCTTTGTTCATCGCGTGGCAAACGCGTGAAACCCGCGCCCGTCATCCACAGCCATTGAATGCCGGATTGGCCCTGTATTTCCCGATCGCCATTGTGTACTTGTGCGCCGCTTACTTTGCGCGGAATGTCGCTGGCACCACCGAAATTTTGCGCTTGCTGCTGTTGGTTGCCGCCGTCTTCTTCACGTTGAAACGCGGCTGGTTCGGCGCAGTGCTCGCGGTGTTGATCACCACCACGATGGTGGCTGCGCAATTGCATCTTGCGAACACCGACGACAGCCTCCATCCCCAGACCTTCATTGCGGTGCTTGGCGCACTGTGTCTGTTGCTGGGCGCGTCTATAGACGAACACGTGCAGCAAACGGATGCCTTACTTCGCGCAGATGCGGGCAGCGAGCAACTTCGCGCGGAACTCGCCGAAGCGGCGGAAGGCAACTTGCATCGCGAGTTGAGAGAGCGCAACCGCATCGCCGCCGAATTGCATGACGAGTTCGGACAAAGCCTGACCGCCCTGCAGACCTATCTGTCGATCCTGCGCGATGATTTTCGCTCGCTGGGTCGGGTCAATGCCCTGGAGACCTTGCATGTCATCACGCGGGGAATGCGCCAAAACATCAACACGGTGCTGGAACGACTGAGGCCGGCCGTCTTGGACGAACTCGGTTTGTTCGGCGCCGTCGACCAAGGGGCGATTCGTCGCTTGGCTGAAGACGCCGGTATTCAATACGACGTCCAATTGCAGGGTGACTCGAGATGGCTGGCGCGGTTGCACGACGCCCACCTGCTGGCTGCGTATCGATTGGTGCAAGAATCCGTCACCAACGTCGTGCGCCACTCGCACGCCACTTGCTGTGAAGTTCGCTTCCGGATCAATGCGCGCAACGGGTTCATCCATCTGTTCGTGGACGTGCGCGATGACGGCATCGGCATGACGTTCACTCGTCGCCGGGGAAACGGCCTGTTGACCATGCAACATCGCATTACCGCACTCGACGGTCGTTTGTGGATCCGCAAGCGCAATCCCGGCCTGCGGTTACATGCCCTGCTCCGCCAGAGCGTGACTGCGTAA
- a CDS encoding nitric-oxide reductase large subunit yields the protein MSTTKKLWVGLAALLIASFGAMLWLGSELYRSKPPVPDRVVTTGGAALYTKADIETGRQVWQSIGGQQLGSIWGHGALVAPDWSADWIHREVEARTELMARATEGVPASALTPEESAALNARIRREFRTNTYDAKTGDLVVSDQRAMAMSAVAAHYMSLFSNDPATHDLRETYAMRENTVPDEAHRRALTAFIFWTAWAASTDRPEKSGVTYTNNWPYDPEIGNTPTPSAFMWSMFSILFLIAGVGLLTWHYAAYHGKEDAPIPPARDPMLGLVITPSMKATAKYFWIVIALFLVQILLGATTAHFQVEGQEAYGFKIAEYLPYSLTRSWHTQLAVLWIATAWLGTGLYIAPAISGHEPKFQRLGVNFLFVCLLVIVVGAFAGQWFAVMQKMGLANNFWFGHQGWEYVDIGRFWQAFLFIGLLLWLFLVGRALWPALRRKDEMSSIVGLMFLSTVAIGLFYGAGLMWGEKTHISVVEYWRWWVVHLWVEGFFEVFAVAVLSFLFVKLGLIRGKTATNNVLFATIIYLTGGVLGMFHHLYFAGTTTAAVALGASFSALEVVPLAIIGLEAHETWRHSRAVPWMARYRWPIMFFLAVSFWNLVGAGLFGFLINTPIALYYMQGLNLTPLHGHTALFGVYGMLGIGLMLFCLRGLKGNALWHTGTLKAAFWAFNVGLTLMAVLTLLPLGTLQLQAALEHGYWYARSAEFMGKPIIDVLVWMRMPGDLIFSIGALLLAWFVLRHWILPKADPAFDRTSDEDIQRTLDRGTV from the coding sequence ATGTCCACGACAAAGAAACTGTGGGTCGGTCTGGCGGCGCTGTTGATTGCCAGCTTCGGCGCGATGCTATGGCTCGGCAGCGAGTTATACCGCTCAAAACCGCCCGTTCCGGACCGTGTTGTCACAACCGGAGGTGCAGCGCTTTACACGAAAGCCGACATCGAGACCGGACGCCAGGTTTGGCAAAGCATCGGCGGACAACAACTTGGCTCGATCTGGGGCCACGGCGCCTTGGTGGCGCCCGATTGGTCGGCGGACTGGATCCATCGCGAGGTTGAGGCGCGTACCGAGCTAATGGCGCGTGCCACGGAAGGCGTGCCGGCAAGCGCACTGACGCCCGAGGAATCCGCGGCGTTGAACGCGCGTATCCGGCGCGAGTTCCGAACCAACACCTATGATGCAAAAACCGGTGATCTGGTCGTATCGGATCAGCGCGCAATGGCGATGAGTGCTGTCGCCGCACACTACATGAGTCTGTTCTCCAACGATCCGGCCACACATGATCTGCGCGAGACCTATGCGATGCGCGAAAACACCGTGCCGGATGAAGCACATCGCCGCGCGCTGACCGCCTTCATTTTCTGGACGGCGTGGGCCGCCAGCACCGACCGACCGGAAAAAAGCGGCGTCACCTATACCAACAACTGGCCCTATGACCCCGAGATCGGCAACACGCCGACTCCGAGTGCGTTCATGTGGTCGATGTTTTCCATTTTGTTCCTGATCGCCGGTGTGGGCCTGCTCACTTGGCATTACGCGGCTTATCACGGCAAGGAAGATGCGCCGATCCCGCCTGCGCGCGATCCCATGCTCGGCTTGGTCATCACGCCGTCGATGAAAGCCACCGCGAAATACTTTTGGATCGTCATCGCCTTATTTCTGGTGCAAATCCTGCTGGGCGCCACCACGGCACACTTCCAAGTGGAAGGTCAGGAGGCTTACGGCTTCAAGATCGCCGAGTATTTGCCCTATTCACTGACGCGCAGTTGGCACACGCAATTGGCGGTGTTGTGGATTGCCACCGCGTGGCTCGGCACCGGCCTTTACATCGCACCGGCAATCTCGGGTCATGAGCCGAAATTTCAGCGCCTGGGCGTCAACTTCCTGTTCGTCTGTCTGCTGGTGATTGTTGTCGGCGCGTTTGCCGGTCAATGGTTTGCGGTCATGCAGAAAATGGGGTTGGCCAACAATTTCTGGTTCGGTCACCAAGGCTGGGAGTATGTCGACATCGGTCGCTTTTGGCAGGCGTTTCTTTTCATCGGCTTGCTCCTGTGGCTGTTCCTGGTCGGGCGCGCCTTGTGGCCGGCATTGCGTCGCAAGGATGAAATGTCTTCCATCGTGGGTCTGATGTTCCTCTCCACAGTGGCCATCGGTCTCTTTTACGGCGCGGGTCTGATGTGGGGCGAAAAAACCCATATTTCGGTCGTCGAGTATTGGCGTTGGTGGGTCGTGCACCTGTGGGTTGAAGGCTTCTTCGAAGTGTTCGCGGTCGCCGTATTGAGTTTCCTGTTCGTCAAACTCGGTTTGATTCGCGGCAAGACGGCCACCAACAACGTGTTGTTTGCAACGATCATCTATTTGACCGGCGGCGTGCTCGGCATGTTCCACCATTTGTACTTCGCCGGTACGACGACGGCGGCCGTTGCGTTGGGGGCGTCGTTCTCGGCACTAGAAGTGGTGCCGTTGGCAATCATCGGCTTGGAGGCGCATGAAACATGGCGGCACAGCCGGGCAGTGCCGTGGATGGCGCGTTATCGCTGGCCGATCATGTTCTTCCTCGCCGTCAGTTTCTGGAACTTGGTCGGCGCCGGTTTGTTCGGCTTCCTCATCAACACACCCATTGCGCTCTACTACATGCAAGGCTTGAATCTCACACCGCTGCATGGCCACACCGCATTGTTCGGCGTCTATGGCATGCTCGGCATCGGTCTCATGTTGTTCTGTCTGCGCGGTTTGAAGGGCAATGCCTTGTGGCATACCGGCACGTTGAAAGCAGCGTTCTGGGCATTCAACGTCGGACTGACTTTGATGGCTGTGCTGACCTTGCTGCCACTCGGAACCTTGCAACTGCAAGCCGCGCTTGAACACGGCTACTGGTACGCACGTTCGGCGGAGTTCATGGGCAAGCCGATCATCGATGTGCTGGTGTGGATGCGCATGCCCGGCGATTTGATCTTCTCGATCGGCGCGCTGCTGCTGGCGTGGTTCGTGTTGCGGCACTGGATCCTGCCTAAGGCGGATCCTGCATTTGATCGTACGTCGGATGAAGACATCCAACGCACTCTGGATCGAGGCACGGTTTGA